Proteins from a genomic interval of Hoplias malabaricus isolate fHopMal1 chromosome 13, fHopMal1.hap1, whole genome shotgun sequence:
- the gng13b gene encoding guanine nucleotide-binding protein G(I)/G(S)/G(O) subunit gamma-13b — translation MDEMDLPQMKKEVESLKYQLAFKREKSSKTVTDLVKWIEECVPEDPFLNPELMKNNPWVEKGKCVIL, via the exons ATGGACGAGATGGACCTGCCCCAGATGAAGAAGGAGGTAGAAAGTCTGAAGTATCAGTTGGCCTTTAAACGAGAGAAATCTTCCAAGACAGTCACAGA CCTGGTGAAGTGGattgaggagtgtgttcctgaAGACCCGTTCCTCAACCCCGAGCTGATGAAGAATAATCCCTGGGTGGAGAAGGGGAAGTGTGTCATTCTTTAG